The following proteins are co-located in the Desulfurococcus amylolyticus Z-533 genome:
- a CDS encoding M20 family metallopeptidase yields the protein MTISQIHEIAKKILVDSIKFPTVLGETYEDMVDYYREQLSEYGIHVTIHRVPDEFLRKTLPREFNPEKPRFILLARIGSGEKVLQFNGHYDVVSPGEGWETPPFEPVVRDDLVYGRGTTDMKGGIASILTALISLAQERREPSVIIEAALVPDEEIGGRTGTGYLVNELGSRPDYVIIAEPSGLDNIYIGHRGNVWGIIRVHGKQAHGSAPWLGDNAFEKMLVFAQEFLKRYRERVSSRKSNYLYEDERAAYPTITPGGLLIAPGSINIVPGTAGFSIDRRLIVEERVEDVIGEIQELLGQVSRELNIDSSFTLVESSPSAFTPPDNKYTQILGEIIRENTGREPRKTICIGGLDLRYYTIKGIPAVSYGPGEVGLAHKPNEYIRISDVVRVSKIYVDFAKRFEKIQVDT from the coding sequence TTGACTATTTCTCAAATACATGAGATAGCTAAAAAGATACTTGTTGATAGTATCAAGTTCCCCACTGTGCTTGGAGAAACCTATGAGGATATGGTTGACTATTACCGGGAGCAGTTATCGGAATATGGTATCCATGTGACAATACACAGGGTTCCCGATGAATTCCTTAGGAAGACTCTTCCCAGGGAGTTCAACCCTGAGAAACCCAGGTTCATATTGCTGGCTAGAATAGGTAGCGGTGAAAAGGTACTTCAATTCAATGGACATTATGATGTAGTATCACCGGGAGAGGGCTGGGAGACGCCGCCCTTCGAGCCCGTTGTCAGGGATGATCTAGTATATGGGCGTGGCACAACGGATATGAAGGGTGGGATAGCGTCTATACTTACAGCCCTCATATCTCTTGCACAGGAGAGAAGAGAGCCAAGTGTAATTATCGAGGCCGCTCTTGTACCGGATGAAGAGATAGGGGGTAGGACTGGCACAGGCTACCTGGTTAACGAGCTTGGTAGTAGGCCTGACTATGTTATCATAGCTGAACCCTCCGGCTTAGATAACATCTATATCGGTCATAGAGGAAATGTATGGGGTATCATAAGGGTACATGGTAAGCAGGCTCACGGCTCAGCACCGTGGCTTGGAGACAACGCGTTCGAGAAGATGCTTGTGTTCGCGCAGGAATTCCTTAAGAGATATAGGGAGCGGGTTTCCTCCAGGAAGAGTAACTACCTATACGAGGATGAAAGAGCAGCCTATCCCACGATTACACCGGGTGGACTCTTGATCGCACCTGGATCGATAAATATAGTGCCTGGAACAGCGGGTTTCAGCATAGATAGGAGGTTGATAGTTGAGGAGAGGGTTGAGGATGTGATTGGAGAAATCCAGGAATTACTTGGTCAGGTCAGCAGGGAGCTCAATATAGATTCATCATTCACACTTGTAGAGTCCTCGCCGTCAGCGTTCACCCCGCCTGATAACAAGTATACTCAAATACTCGGTGAGATCATAAGGGAGAATACTGGTAGAGAACCTAGGAAAACCATATGTATTGGTGGGCTGGATTTGAGATACTATACAATTAAAGGAATACCAGCCGTATCATACGGACCAGGTGAGGTGGGGCTAGCTCATAAACCCAATGAATACATTAGGATAAGCGATGTAGTAAGGGTTAGCAAGATATATGTCGACTTTGCTAAGAGATTTGAGAAAATCCAGGTTGATACCTAG